The nucleotide window GCCAGCGCCTTCACGGACTCGTAACCGTAGGCGAACGGGTCCTGCACCACGGTGGCCTCGATCTCGCCGGCCTCGATGCCCCGGAGCGTGTCCCACTTCTCGTCGAAGCCGACGATCTTGATCTCCTTCGTCATCGACCGGGCCTTCGCCTCGTTCAGGATGGCCGGCGGGTTGTACGCGTACAGCCCGACCATGCACAGGTCCGACAGCCCCTTCACGCGGGCCAGCACCGCGCCGGCGGTCTTCTGGGCGTTGTCCGGGCCGCCGTCCTCCTTCGGCGCGCGGTCCACGAGGTGGTACTTGCCGTACGTGCGCACGTCGAGGTCGGGCTTCTGGGGGTGGGTACCGTCGGCCCCCTTCGCGTCCTTCTCACCCGCCAGCTCGTCGAGCACGCCCTGCGTGCGGGCCTGGGCGTTGGCCGATTTGGTGTCGCCGATGAACATCGCGACGGTGCCCCCCTGGGGCAGGGTCTTCTTCACGATCCGGCCGACGGCCTTACCGGCCTCGTAGTTGTCGACCCCGACGTAGCACTTGCGCCCGGTCTTGTCGGCGTCGTTGTCCATCGTGACCAGCGGGGTCTTCTGGGCGATGCGGGTGAGGTCCTCGGTCTGCCCCTTCGGGTTGATCACGCTCACCACGATCCCGTCCAGCCCCTGCTTGGCCCACGACTCGACAATCTCCATCTGGGCCTTCGCGTCGAACGCCTGTTCCGGCTGGCGGAACAGGAGGTCCACGTTGAACTCGGCCGCCGCTTTCCGCGCGCCGGCGTCGCAGATGTCCCAGAACTCGTCGGTGCAGTTGGTGACGACACCGATCTTGGCCTTGCCGGCCCCGTCTTTCTTGCCGCACGCGGGCACGCAGGCCAGAACCGCGGCCAGCGCGGCGATCACCGAAACGCGAAGGACGATCGACACGGTTGCACCCAGTTCGAGGGAGAAGCGGGAATTCGTAAAGGGTGTTTACAAACTACCGGGCGTGACCAAAGAGGCAAGCGCGAAGGCACGAAGAAGGGCGCTAACGGTTGATCCGGTAGGGCTCGCCTTCCCCCTTGATCAGATCCGGCGGGTGAACGGTGCCGCCGCCCGCGACGTAGGCGAACAGCTCCGCAACTTCGTCCCCGCGCATGTGGTAGCCGCGCAGCTCGTCGAGTGTGACCCACCGCGCGCCGAGCGACTCGTCGTCGGGGCGGGACTTGGGCGGGGTGTCGTCGGCGGGTTCGGCGAGGTAGACGACGCGCATCCGCGCCCCGGTGGGGAGCGGGGTGTGCTCGACGCGGACGACCCCGGTGAGGCGGATCGGGATGCCGCCTTCTTCGAACGTTTCGCGCACCGCCGCTGCCGCGAACGACTCGCCCTCTTCGACCCGCCCCGCCGGCAGGTACCACGGCTGCCCCGGCTTGTTCTCCTGCACGATCAGGAACTGATCGCCCTTGCGCACCACCACGAGGGCGAAGCACCAGGTCGGGATCGGCGCGCGCGGCATGTCAGGCTCCTGTGCGCCGCCCGGGAGGTGCGTGGGGCCGGGCGGCATTGCACGCTAGCAGCGGTTGCGCCGAGCAACAAGGGCAAGGCCACCGCGGGGCGTGTCAATCGTCGGCACGTGCAGAGGTCCGCCCCCTCGGAAGACCCCGTGCAACCGCCCCGTGTCAGTGCTGGTGTTGAGCTGATGCGTCCAGACCGGCACGCCGCCGCGCTCAGAATTGCGGCTCGTCAGGTATCGAAGGAAGCGGGCTTTGGCATCGGGTAGGAAGGTGACGGTGCCGACGCCCGGTCGCGCGCCCGCGACGTTGCTCACCGCTGTTCCGGTTCGAGCAGTTCTGTGGCGGTCGGCGTGACCCGATTCAGCGGCAGTGCGTAGTACGGGGTGCGGCCGAGCCGAGAGAACCCCATGCGCCGGTAGTACCGCCGCAGTCGCACGGTCGCGGCCCGCCGCTCCTCGTCGGTCGCGTACGGCGTGAGCCACCGGGGCGGCACCCGGAGCGACCCGGCCGCATCGTGCCGGAGCGGAGAGATGTCGCTGACCGCCAGCCCGCACCCGCTCCCGATGAGGTCTACCAATTTGCGGACGGCCAGGAGCCCGAGCTTCAGCTTCCGCCACTTCGGTGACAGTACGACGTAGTCGAGCACCAGCAGGTCGGGTTCGGCGGCATCGAACCGGGCCATCACCTCCTCGCGGAAGTGGTAGCGTTCCGGTTCGTACAGGAGGGCGTGCAGGTAATTCAGTTCGCCACTGTGGCTGTCGCACACGTCGAACAGCGACTCGCCCGCGTTGTGGGCCAGGGCGGCGTGGACCCGCATCGCGGCCACGCGACCAACTTTTGTGACGGCCCCGGTTTCGTCGTCCACGCAGGTGATGACGCCCGCGTACTCGGACACGAAATCGCTCGGCTCGCCGTCCGGGTGTAAGCTGGCGCCGGTCCGTAACTCGATGTTGAAGCTGGCCATATACTCGACTTATGGCACGCCGGCAGCGGAGCCAACTTGTGGAGGGTGTCGGGCCACGTGAGTACGTCACCGGGCGCGTAAAAAAGAACTGGCAGCGGAACGGGCGCCGCTTCGTTTCGGCCCATACGGGACTCGTGTTCACAAAGACGGATTTTGACAGGATTGACAGGGCTCACCAGATGAAGAGTGATCGATTTGAAATTTTTTATCATGTAAATTCCGTCGAAACGTTTGCGCCACGCGCCCGCTCCCTGGGCGGCCATGCGATGCCACCCAGGGCTCATTCTGTCGCAGACAGTACTGGTGATTGAGTTCTGTCAGTCGCTAGTGCGAGCAGCGGGCGTTGTTGGTGTCGCCGCGCCGCACCGCTCACGACTTCTCGGCCGACTCTCCGGACCGTGTTCTCTACCGCGCCATTGCCACCCAACAGGGCGCGCCGAAACACATTCCCAGCGGCTTCGCTTGGCGGATCAGTTATTAGTCCTGTTTTGGGGATGATCGTAAAAGTTGGCACTCTGTCGATAGTTATCGCCTGTCGCGCACCACTGTACTGCGTCGGTGCACGCGGCGACGGGCAGGCTCGTGCGGGCGGCTTGGCCTTTTTGGTCAAGCAAGTGACTCGACCCCGACGGGCCGCATCGACAATTTGGTGAACAGGGGGATTGACACGCGGATGTGACTCGGACACACTCTCATTATCAGTTGGCGCCCCCTCTCAAGGAGTGCGGAACCGACTGTCAGGCCGACCACTCTCTCACCGGCCTGAAAACATCACCGCCCGGATTTGTGACAGCCTCTCCCCTCTGTCACAGGTCCGGGTGGTGTGTTTTGTTCGATAACGGTTCGGTCAGCAGCACGCCTCTCCCACCGTCCTGCTGACCGAACCGCTTCGATGATATAGACTAAGGCATACCTCGCGCCAATCACCTGCGTTCGAGCAAAAAATGTCGCAAGTTGTTATTTTCAAAGGGTTTTCACTCGTCTCGTATGCTCACTCACAACGGTGAACACTTCCGGTAGTGCCTGCGGTGCGCGCAGCTCTTCCGGTTGCTGCACACGAACGCCGCACGTTCACGCCGCACCATCTTGAACCGTACTCGGCCGCTGGAGGAGCGTTCCGCGGACGATGCGACCGCCACTCAAATGCACTTCGATCTCCACAGCCTCCTGGCTGCTGTCATTCTCGAAAGCCCGTTGCCGCCATCCCGGCACCTTGGCGTCGAGATGCGTCCGCAGTGCATTCAGCACGACACGGGTGGGCGCGTTCGGTGGTAGCGGGTGCTCGTCGGTCCAACGGATAAAGGCGAGCACGCTCTCGGCCACTTCTTCCATCAGCCACAACTCCCTCCGGTTCACGTTGCTCAGTGAGTTTAGAGCAGTTGGCCAGATAATTGGGTGCGATTATTCGGATTATTCAACCGAGATGTCCGCGAACCTATCGCTCTCGTGCCGTGAGATCGGCACCACAGAAGGCCCCGAGGGGTGCGGGCATGCCTTAGTCGAGCGTCGGCAACAACAGGTGGCGGCCCCGAGGTGCTTATTCGCCGCTGGACGAACCGAAGGTTGAGATCACGGGTTGCGGGTCGTCGTGTGGCTGGCCCAAGGAATGTTGAACTTCGAGAACTTCCGCCTCCGCGTCTTGGATCGGCTCGACGGGAGAGGATCGGGCGATATCAAAAATTACTGAGCATTAGAAGATATAATGAAAGCGATCGCTCACTTCGCGGCGGGTGAATTGTTCTCGTTTCGCAGTGTCGGTCGGCTCACGCCGTTGTATGACGGAAATTGTTTTTGGGCTTGCAGTTGTGATCCGTTGGGCGGTTTCGGCCGCTGTGCGTTTGGTGTGTTCGTATCGGGCCAAAGTTGCACGCGGGCTGCGGTCCAGAAGTTCGGGGCTAAATATCTGTGAGGCAGTACCGAATACCGTTGCGTGCTGACCGTCACCGCGGTCACAATAAAAAAACGGGTTGAAGGTCGCCGGAGGCGGTTCCATGAGAGACGATTACGATCGCGACCGCGAAGAACGCCGCGCCCGACGCCGGATGCGCCGCCGTGAAGACGGTTACGATACCTATCGTCCGGTTAGTACGCTCGGCGTCGTCTCGTTCGTGGGCGGGCTTCTGGCGCTTATCGTGAGCCTGATCCCGTGCTTCGGGGTGGTTGCCATCCCCGCTGCCCTGGTGGCCTTGTTTCTGGCCGTCCTGTCACTCATTGTGGCACGTCAGTCGGGGCAGGCGACGGGGTACCCGGTCGCGGCGACCGCGGTCAGTGGCTCTTCGCTGATCATTTCGCTCCTCTGGTTTGCGATGCTCGGCACAGTGTTCAGTGAGAAGCGCGCCGTATCCCATCGCCCGGCTCCGCAGGTTGAAGGTCGCCCGGTTCCGGTCCCTGTCCCGGTGCCGGCGCGCAAGGTGCAACCGGAGCAGAAGGCGCCCGCTGAGCAGAAGCCGCCGGTTGATCCGAAGGCCGCAGACGAGGCGTTTGAGAAGAAGTTGCTCGAAGACATTGCGAAGGACCGGATCAAGGAGATCATCCGCAACGGCCCTGGCATTGCGGTCTCCGCCACGAATCTTGAAGACGAGTTCGACACGAACCCGGTTGCCGCCGACGTGCAGTACAAGGACAAGGTGCTTGCCGTGTCCGGGAAGGTGGTCCGCGTTGTTCGCGACGAGCCCCGCGGGCTTTACGCCCTCGAACTCGCGACCGGTAACGCGACCAAAACCGTGAGCTGTGAGTTCGTCGCGAAGACCAAGGACGCGCTCGCGTCGTGCAAGCGCGGGGACGAAGTGAAGGTGCGCGGCCTGTGTGCCGGGCGCGTGAACGAGTTCGTGAAACTGACCGATTGCGTCATCGCGAAGTGAGTGTCTGGATCGCGATCGGGCCGGAGGGCGCATGTCGCCCTCCGGCCCGCTCTCTTGCGCTCTTCAGTTGGCCCGCGTTGCGCGGCGCATCGGGGTTGCGGTCGTCCTTCCCTTTAAACTGGCTCATCTTACTGTTGCGACTGAACCTGAGCGGTGCGGCGGGGGGCTTTCCGTAGCCGCACGCGCCCGAACGAGTCGAGTCGTTTCCGGTTAGTTATACCGCTGTGCGCCACCCGCCTGCTGACGCTGGCGAGTGTGACCTCGGCGTACTCGGGTTTTCCAGCCGATCACCGCTGCCGCGCGAACTTGAAACTACTGGAGTCCATTTTGCGTAGTCTTGATGAGGTCGGGTGCGGGGGCAGACGTACCGGTCTACCCGCTGGCACACGGGTGGCGTTGGCTACACCAAACTCGAAATCACCGGCTCCGGGGTTCCGGCCTTCCGTGTGATCCGCCCGCGAGCGGTTGCAACATCGTGCCGGGTGCCTTCGATGGGGTTATCGCTTCGGGTCAATAGTCCGATCGTCGAAAGTCGTAAAGTCGCAAATTCAGTGATAATAGTGGTTCGTGACTTTGCGACTTGCGGACCAGACGACTTGTGACTCGAAGTCGTTCGTTTGATGCCCCAGGCGCCCGCCCGCGAAGCGAGCGGGCCACACGAAAGGTCCGAATCTGCTGAACTGTCGTTTCCGACAGGTATCCAGCGCAGCAAGGCGGACGAACGCTCGGCTCACGCCAAGTGTTCGTCCGCCTCGTTCTGGTGCTGCCGGAACGTCAGCACCCGTTCGTTCGGCCCGGTGCCGACCGGTGGCGGCTCAATACCGGGTCAGGTCCTGCGTGATCTGCTTCTGGGTCGCCGGGTCTGACCCGACGTACAGGTGCAGGTGGTCCTTATCGATGTAGATGACCTGGACCCGCTGCTTCTTCCGGTAAGTCGGGAACGGGTAGTCGGACTGCACCAGTTCGGTGTAGTACACCACGCACTCCCAGTGGCAGTGGTGCAGTTGTGCCTGGCCGACCAGCGGGAAGAAGCGGGGCGGGTCGATCTTGTCCACGAGCCGGTTCGTGACGATCACAATGTCGTCGCGGAACGTTTCGAACACGCCCGGCACGCCGCGCGGCACTCGCGGCATGGCGCGGAGCACCTCCTGGTCGCTCGGCGCGTCCTCGCAGATCGGCGGCGGGAACCCCTCGCGGACCGGCGGCATGATCGGAACCCGGCCGTCGTTCTGGTGGTTGAACTTCTGGTCCATCCGCTCCGCGACCCACGGTTGAACCGGGATCGGGGTGAGGAACCCGAGCGTGAAGGGGTTGCAACCGGACGCGCCCGCAAGGACGCCGACCGCCAGAACCCAGAGTTTCCGCCGAATCCAAGACATACTTCGCCCCCCGTGGCTTGACGGTTCAACAGTCCGTAGCGGATGTATCGGACACGCCGGGCGGAGAGTTTAGTCAGAAGTTGTGAGTTTGCCAGTTGCCCAGTTTGGGTGCTGGGCAAAGTCGTGTGCGAGGAGGGACCGCCGGACGCCTTTGACAGATTTCAAGGGCGTGATGTCAATTTGCCGGAAAATATCGCAAATGTAAGATTTTCCAGGAAGCCGAAGACGTGTAGCCTAAGCACGCGGCCGAGGCTGGTTGTAACGTTTGAAAACGAGCCGCGACCGCCAGGAAGCGGGTGACGTATCCCGCTCCCTGGCAGTCGCGGCTCGTCAAAACGCGCAATGCAACCACGGCCGCCTGCTTAGCAGGTGGTGATCGTTTTTTTCACTATCAACCATTGAAATTATTGCCTTCTCTGGCAATGCGCCGAGATACTTCTTAAAGCTGCCGGCTCGTATTTCGGCGCACACCTGAACGCTGGTGGTGCCCTGCGAGCATTGCACTTGCGATTTCCCGGTCAGATTTGACAGGTGAGACTGCGGTTTTCCAGGCGATTCTGACTCCGTGCAATACTCGCAGGGCACTACCTAAACGCTGCAACAGGGGTAATATCGCCGACAGCAAGTTGGGTGGGCATCTTGTAGTGCACGGGCGATCACTTAGTTCAAAGTGGTCAACGTGTTGCTGAGCCGCAAGGCGGAGCGAGTTGACCGCAGCGGCAATTGGCGTCACAGTGGCGAAGGGCAGAGTTTCACTAGGCATAAAATAAAGCAACTTGAACACGCGACTGCGAAACAGTGGAATTTGTAGACAGTCGGATCACAAACCGCCTATCGCTGGCAGGCAGTTGCGATAACTTGAATCCTGACTATTGTGACACTACGCTAAACTGATTCAGGACTTGTGGCGAGTGTCAATTGCGACTGTCCACGCAACCTAATCGCTGACGATTTCCCCACCTTGTGGTGTGACCATTCCCCAGTATACGTTGGGGCTAGTTGCTGGCCGGAGGAGACGCACACTGCCATCCGCGAATGCTGTCAAAATGCCAGCGTCGAACGTGGCTTGCGGGATACGACTGTCGCAATCCGCAATGCTTAGTGGACGGGTTTGGAACGTGAGGCTGGCAACAGAAGGTGATGTTGTGTTCGTGACTAGATCGGTTACAGGAGTAACATCGTTGAAGAAAGCGTCTGCAAAAGTAGGCCGTCGTCGCCCACTACTGCATGATTGCAGCAGTATCATTTTTCCATCTTCGTATCTGTAACAGCTATACTTTGGCATCTGCCAGTCTGCGTAGAATTTGCCGCAAGTTGCATACCTTTCCGCAATTGCCATAGTTGACGACGCCCCGTCTGTCAGATTATTGCACGTTAATCCGCTGCGGAATAATAGGGCATTGAGCGAGAAGCTGACATTACCGCCCATTGAGTTGGGCGGGAATCCTTGCCAAGTAGGGTCATAAGGATTTCTTAAGATGGGTGGCCCATCTGGCTGGTGGAGCCAACCTTCGGCACCCTGTTCCACATATGGAAGCAACTGATAAAACGCTGCGGCATTGTCGCGGCTACCCTCCCCATCCGCAGCGGGAAATTTATCGTTGTGCGCGGTGGCGTAATTGGCAGTGGCAATTGAAAACTGTCGGAGTTGATTGCTGATTTTCATCCGTGCCGCTGCCGTGCGAACCTTCTGCACCGCTGGGAGCAGCAGTCCGATGAGGATCGCGGCGATCGCAACCACGACGAGCAACTCCAGAAGCGTGAACCCCGTGCGGCAAGCTGATTTGAATTGCTTTATCACGGATTTTCCGTTCCTGACAAGAAAGGAGTGATTGTGAAGACTGGTTTGTACCAGGGCAATCCGAGCCGTGCCCGGTTGCTCTTTATTGCAGAGCAACCGGGCATGGCGAGGCCGGTTGTGCCGCAACTTAGGGCACAACTGCTGTGGCTGAAGTTGCTTCTGCGATCACTAGCGGAGGCGTACCGTTGTCAACCACTTTAACTTTAAAAAGCACTGTGTCACCCGTGGTTAATCCACCGGATGTTATAGTCAAATTTCCGTTTGCCCCGCCGGGGATTGGGTCGATCGCGGTCCCCCCAATCACCGTCGGGGGAACGCCGAGAGCGTTGACTTTGTAGATGGTGACCTCGAGCTTCTGTGCGTTGGTGCAGTTAGTCCACGTCACCTTGTATTCGAGAATCCCCTTTGCGGCTGGGTTGCCGACCCCAGCCGGATTCTTGTTGAAATCGATTTTGGGCCCGGGAGCAGCAGCAGCAGCGGCAACGTCGGCAGGTTCAGCGACAATCACCAGCGACAAGACACCGACTAAACCGAGAGTAAAGACCAGTAAGCGAGCCAAGGATGCTCGATCCAGCATGACATAACCCCCTAGTAAACCTGAGCGTAACAAGCCCAAGTATGGTGATGATCATAAATGCTACACCAATCCAAGTCAATAAAAAAAATCCCTACACGTAAGATGGGCTGGCTT belongs to Gemmata obscuriglobus and includes:
- a CDS encoding substrate-binding domain-containing protein; this encodes MSIVLRVSVIAALAAVLACVPACGKKDGAGKAKIGVVTNCTDEFWDICDAGARKAAAEFNVDLLFRQPEQAFDAKAQMEIVESWAKQGLDGIVVSVINPKGQTEDLTRIAQKTPLVTMDNDADKTGRKCYVGVDNYEAGKAVGRIVKKTLPQGGTVAMFIGDTKSANAQARTQGVLDELAGEKDAKGADGTHPQKPDLDVRTYGKYHLVDRAPKEDGGPDNAQKTAGAVLARVKGLSDLCMVGLYAYNPPAILNEAKARSMTKEIKIVGFDEKWDTLRGIEAGEIEATVVQDPFAYGYESVKALATKNFDVKPIPYRVVTKDGKPDPALGGEAVEAAKFQADLRAKIGAAQKK
- a CDS encoding NUDIX hydrolase; this translates as MPRAPIPTWCFALVVVRKGDQFLIVQENKPGQPWYLPAGRVEEGESFAAAAVRETFEEGGIPIRLTGVVRVEHTPLPTGARMRVVYLAEPADDTPPKSRPDDESLGARWVTLDELRGYHMRGDEVAELFAYVAGGGTVHPPDLIKGEGEPYRINR
- a CDS encoding OB-fold protein, translating into MRDDYDRDREERRARRRMRRREDGYDTYRPVSTLGVVSFVGGLLALIVSLIPCFGVVAIPAALVALFLAVLSLIVARQSGQATGYPVAATAVSGSSLIISLLWFAMLGTVFSEKRAVSHRPAPQVEGRPVPVPVPVPARKVQPEQKAPAEQKPPVDPKAADEAFEKKLLEDIAKDRIKEIIRNGPGIAVSATNLEDEFDTNPVAADVQYKDKVLAVSGKVVRVVRDEPRGLYALELATGNATKTVSCEFVAKTKDALASCKRGDEVKVRGLCAGRVNEFVKLTDCVIAK
- a CDS encoding DUF1559 domain-containing protein, whose protein sequence is MIKQFKSACRTGFTLLELLVVVAIAAILIGLLLPAVQKVRTAAARMKISNQLRQFSIATANYATAHNDKFPAADGEGSRDNAAAFYQLLPYVEQGAEGWLHQPDGPPILRNPYDPTWQGFPPNSMGGNVSFSLNALLFRSGLTCNNLTDGASSTMAIAERYATCGKFYADWQMPKYSCYRYEDGKMILLQSCSSGRRRPTFADAFFNDVTPVTDLVTNTTSPSVASLTFQTRPLSIADCDSRIPQATFDAGILTAFADGSVRLLRPATSPNVYWGMVTPQGGEIVSD